A single window of Jiangella alkaliphila DNA harbors:
- a CDS encoding YkvA family protein: MSWSWWSLALGVVGGLLLLWLLLLAALWRSRPDELGARDALRLLPDLIRLLRRLAGDSTLPRGVRVRLWLLLGYLLMPIDLVPDFIPVIGYADDAVVVAIALRSVTRRAGPEALDRHWPGTPDGLQALRRLAGIAGT; this comes from the coding sequence GTGAGCTGGTCCTGGTGGTCGCTGGCGTTGGGAGTCGTTGGCGGGCTGCTCTTGTTGTGGCTCCTCCTCCTGGCCGCCCTGTGGCGGAGCCGGCCCGATGAGCTCGGGGCTCGGGACGCGCTGCGGCTGTTGCCGGACCTGATCCGGCTGCTGCGGCGTCTGGCCGGTGACTCCACGCTCCCGCGGGGAGTCCGGGTGCGGTTATGGCTGCTGCTGGGCTACCTGCTGATGCCGATCGACCTCGTTCCCGACTTCATTCCGGTGATCGGCTATGCCGACGACGCGGTGGTCGTTGCGATCGCCCTGCGCTCGGTGACTCGTCGCGCTGGCCCGGAGGCGTTAGATCGGCACTGGCCGGGCACACCTGACGGTCTTCAGGCGCTTCGTCGCCTTGCCGGAATCGCCGGTACGTGA
- a CDS encoding TSUP family transporter, with the protein MLLAPTGYALLRPRSRAAPGPVARWVAGHQSLAAFVVGCVGGVYGIGGGSILSPLLVAGGLSVAVVAPSALACTWVTSVIGALGFVALSLVASGAVAPAWGIGLACGAGGLAGGYLGAALQPRIPEGILRQALGVAAVGIAAAYAVQVFS; encoded by the coding sequence GTGCTGTTGGCGCCGACTGGATATGCGCTGCTCAGGCCACGATCCCGGGCTGCACCGGGACCCGTTGCGCGCTGGGTCGCGGGCCATCAGAGTCTGGCGGCGTTCGTCGTTGGGTGCGTGGGCGGCGTCTACGGAATCGGTGGAGGCTCGATCCTCTCGCCGCTTCTGGTCGCGGGCGGGCTCTCGGTCGCGGTGGTGGCGCCTTCGGCGCTGGCCTGTACGTGGGTCACCTCAGTGATCGGGGCGCTGGGGTTCGTAGCGTTGTCGCTGGTGGCCTCTGGCGCGGTGGCTCCTGCGTGGGGCATCGGGCTCGCGTGCGGGGCCGGTGGCTTGGCCGGCGGCTATCTCGGTGCCGCCCTTCAACCACGTATCCCTGAAGGGATCCTCCGGCAGGCCCTGGGCGTTGCCGCGGTGGGCATCGCTGCGGCGTATGCGGTGCAGGTCTTCAGCTGA
- a CDS encoding DUF6112 family protein, which produces MDISIDPNSTGLPGIAQLRTIVGAGMTIGLVLSVLALIVSAVVWGFGSNSANPHLAGRGKVGVLVACGAAIICGASVTLINFFWDVGQGI; this is translated from the coding sequence ATGGACATCAGCATCGACCCGAACAGCACCGGACTGCCCGGGATCGCCCAGCTGCGCACGATCGTGGGTGCGGGGATGACGATCGGGCTGGTTCTGTCGGTGCTGGCGTTGATCGTGTCGGCGGTGGTGTGGGGATTCGGGTCGAACAGCGCGAACCCGCACCTGGCCGGGCGGGGGAAGGTGGGTGTGCTGGTGGCGTGCGGCGCGGCGATCATCTGTGGCGCCAGCGTCACGTTGATCAATTTCTTCTGGGATGTGGGCCAGGGCATATGA
- a CDS encoding chymotrypsin family serine protease, protein MQRAVFLLALGGATLLIGIVTPAPSSESDVQSNEDEAVLAEILADPEMTISDEEWARRQASGSLEQSISSRFRSSGIQIAYTQWKSDEATQVVGVKRSPETTEDEFAEFQSAVLDHFNGLGVTIEIAEAQHTSDELLAAADTLFAEKDSWARGSVDQIIGAGPDPVNGEAIIWALTDVPDAIIESASLMVNVPVRVEITERPTDATRFVDTSPWTAGNALTHIPANAGTSRHHCSEGYAWRRWDTGVVHAGSAGHCWGTGTSVYQSTSDQRIGYVNHRSLHNSTADALLILLRWGIADNSVWVTALSGGTLLREVVAVDPEPDDNIGATVCASGATTLRRCGEIALRNQTITTESGTVFRLTCVRMDRTIIGGDSGGPILSTLSGSGNVVAYGQIKGFGFPGGDCATFYSTVINISAELEATILIN, encoded by the coding sequence ATGCAACGTGCTGTATTTCTGCTTGCGCTCGGCGGCGCCACGCTTCTGATCGGCATCGTTACACCGGCGCCATCATCCGAGAGTGACGTGCAGTCGAATGAAGACGAGGCGGTCCTCGCCGAAATCCTGGCGGACCCGGAGATGACCATCTCGGACGAGGAATGGGCAAGACGCCAGGCATCAGGATCCCTCGAACAGTCCATCAGTTCCCGGTTCCGATCAAGCGGCATTCAGATCGCCTACACCCAATGGAAGAGCGACGAGGCGACTCAGGTTGTCGGAGTGAAGCGATCTCCGGAGACAACCGAGGATGAATTTGCAGAATTCCAGTCTGCAGTTCTGGATCACTTCAATGGCCTAGGCGTGACAATCGAAATTGCGGAAGCACAACACACGTCGGACGAGTTGCTCGCCGCAGCGGATACGCTGTTCGCCGAGAAGGATTCGTGGGCGAGAGGTTCAGTTGATCAGATCATCGGAGCTGGGCCAGATCCAGTAAATGGCGAGGCTATCATCTGGGCACTTACGGATGTTCCGGATGCCATCATCGAATCGGCCTCACTGATGGTCAATGTGCCGGTTCGTGTTGAGATTACAGAGCGCCCGACCGACGCAACTCGATTCGTCGACACGTCACCCTGGACCGCCGGAAATGCCCTGACTCATATCCCAGCTAATGCTGGCACTTCGCGTCATCACTGCAGCGAAGGATACGCTTGGCGACGCTGGGACACGGGCGTGGTCCATGCCGGGTCGGCGGGCCACTGCTGGGGTACAGGAACCAGCGTGTACCAGTCCACTTCTGATCAGCGCATCGGGTACGTCAATCATCGCTCCCTGCACAACTCGACCGCTGATGCGCTGCTCATTCTGCTTCGGTGGGGCATAGCCGACAACAGCGTCTGGGTCACCGCGCTCAGCGGAGGAACCCTTCTTCGCGAGGTGGTGGCCGTCGATCCAGAGCCCGACGACAACATAGGCGCGACTGTGTGCGCAAGTGGAGCGACGACCCTCCGCAGATGCGGTGAGATCGCGCTGCGGAATCAGACAATCACAACGGAAAGTGGTACCGTTTTCCGACTCACCTGCGTCCGGATGGACCGCACGATAATAGGTGGCGATTCCGGCGGCCCCATACTGAGCACGCTCTCTGGATCAGGCAATGTCGTCGCTTACGGGCAGATCAAGGGATTCGGCTTTCCTGGCGGTGACTGCGCGACGTTCTATTCGACAGTGATCAACATTTCAGCGGAACTTGAGGCGACGATTCTGATCAACTAG
- a CDS encoding DNA/RNA non-specific endonuclease, whose product MRETLVWQCKGGGVTVDERPIRDGAERLTELRAEGIPAEVDELAQAVRGHADQVRRPVEQLHDRALAGKLDELFAGMLRDVQSLGDAAGAAAGTAASELTALLRPALHISSSARSDRPILRDPPADRHIVVDEHAEYTTGVYGRIITARAALDERPSAKRNKRSQTLLRGKVDGDDAGHLIGRVFGGIGYEPNLVPMEAYEVNRGAYRRLERRWERAVRAHKAVDVTVMVTYTDDGTRPAYFEIEHEIDDEIKTLTIMNTPAQRQESGE is encoded by the coding sequence ATGCGTGAGACGCTGGTCTGGCAGTGCAAGGGCGGAGGGGTCACCGTGGACGAGCGGCCGATCAGGGACGGCGCCGAGCGGCTGACCGAGTTGCGCGCGGAAGGCATCCCGGCCGAGGTCGACGAGCTCGCCCAGGCGGTGCGCGGACATGCCGATCAGGTGCGGCGGCCGGTCGAGCAGCTGCATGATCGTGCCCTGGCTGGCAAGCTGGACGAGCTCTTCGCGGGGATGCTTAGGGACGTTCAGTCCCTGGGCGACGCGGCCGGCGCGGCTGCGGGCACGGCCGCGAGTGAACTCACCGCGCTGCTCCGGCCGGCTCTTCACATCTCGAGCAGTGCACGCTCGGACCGGCCGATCCTGCGCGACCCGCCCGCGGACCGGCACATCGTCGTCGATGAGCATGCTGAGTACACCACCGGCGTCTACGGTCGGATCATCACCGCGCGTGCCGCGCTCGATGAACGTCCATCGGCGAAGCGGAACAAGCGATCTCAGACGCTCCTGCGCGGCAAGGTCGACGGCGATGATGCGGGCCATCTGATCGGCCGGGTGTTCGGGGGCATCGGGTACGAGCCCAACCTCGTCCCGATGGAGGCCTACGAGGTCAACCGGGGCGCCTACCGGAGGCTGGAACGCAGATGGGAGCGCGCTGTCCGCGCGCACAAGGCGGTCGACGTGACGGTCATGGTCACCTACACCGACGACGGGACACGGCCCGCATACTTCGAGATCGAGCACGAGATCGACGACGAGATCAAGACACTGACGATCATGAACACACCAGCACAGCGACAGGAGTCCGGCGAATGA
- a CDS encoding conjugal transfer protein TrbL translates to MRRGDHLWRQRHVDQFLLGCGPGHMSPVETPTGTRSGAGLRAGVCDVPVISAVCDTVGEGAATLVTAPFEWLATAMGQAAGTLVEAVWSVIDTTTLVDVRSPGYLAVYNLLFGLAVLLTLVFFCFQVITGLVRRDPTALSRAGLGVAKAVLGGFLAITLTGLLLEITDQLAVGIVQAAGTSMAELGERVVLLTAALATVDATAAGMSVVIVLVLSGLAIVAAVAVWFSLLIRKALLLVAIVFAPVALAGSSWDATRGWLARWATFVVALIVSKLVLVVIFLVAVTQVSSPIEGDLASISDPITGVALLMLAAFAPYLSYKMISFAGIDAHQATASEQEAKGAVLPRPAIMAGLGGRTAAAILTNRLGGSGRAAQQQAARPGGGASAAGAPDRASTSVGPGGTAAAAPGPDGATQTGPANERGSAGGGPATGNDASDERRPGGTDRTGETGDGAAGPDRPSHGEPADRHRGQPAPGPAGWHPAGRNPGDAAGPAGWHPANRAEPARPDAGIPAASDASDGGSSGSKIPAAGPPAGRDPAPQVLPDLSTGGEGSR, encoded by the coding sequence GTGCGGCGCGGCGATCATCTGTGGCGCCAGCGTCACGTTGATCAATTTCTTCTGGGATGTGGGCCAGGGCATATGAGCCCCGTCGAGACCCCGACCGGGACGCGCTCCGGCGCCGGCCTACGCGCCGGGGTGTGCGATGTCCCGGTGATCTCGGCGGTGTGCGACACCGTCGGTGAGGGCGCCGCCACGCTGGTGACTGCGCCGTTCGAGTGGCTGGCCACCGCGATGGGGCAGGCCGCCGGGACGCTGGTGGAGGCGGTGTGGTCGGTGATCGACACGACCACGCTCGTCGACGTGCGCTCGCCGGGGTATCTGGCCGTCTACAACCTGCTGTTCGGGTTGGCGGTGCTGCTGACGCTGGTGTTCTTCTGCTTCCAGGTCATCACCGGCCTGGTGCGCAGGGACCCGACCGCGTTGTCCCGCGCCGGCCTGGGGGTGGCGAAGGCGGTGCTGGGCGGGTTCCTCGCGATCACGTTGACCGGTCTGTTGCTGGAGATCACCGACCAGCTGGCCGTGGGGATCGTGCAGGCCGCGGGGACCTCGATGGCTGAATTGGGTGAGCGGGTGGTGCTGCTGACCGCCGCGCTGGCCACCGTCGACGCGACCGCGGCCGGGATGAGCGTGGTCATCGTGCTCGTGCTGTCCGGGCTGGCGATCGTGGCCGCGGTCGCGGTGTGGTTCTCCCTGTTGATCCGCAAGGCGCTGCTGTTGGTGGCGATCGTGTTCGCGCCGGTCGCGCTGGCCGGGTCGTCGTGGGACGCCACCCGCGGATGGCTGGCCCGCTGGGCCACGTTCGTGGTCGCGCTGATCGTGTCCAAGCTCGTCCTGGTGGTGATCTTCCTGGTCGCCGTCACTCAGGTGAGTTCGCCGATCGAGGGGGATCTGGCGTCGATCTCCGACCCGATCACCGGGGTCGCGCTGCTGATGCTCGCCGCGTTCGCGCCGTACCTGAGCTACAAGATGATCTCCTTCGCCGGGATCGACGCGCACCAGGCCACCGCCAGCGAGCAGGAGGCGAAGGGCGCGGTCCTGCCCCGCCCGGCGATCATGGCCGGTCTCGGCGGCCGCACAGCGGCCGCAATCCTGACCAACCGCCTCGGCGGGTCCGGCCGTGCCGCTCAGCAGCAGGCGGCGCGACCCGGCGGCGGCGCGTCCGCGGCCGGTGCTCCAGATCGGGCTTCCACCAGCGTCGGTCCCGGCGGTACCGCCGCGGCAGCGCCAGGACCAGACGGTGCGACGCAGACCGGACCGGCGAACGAGCGCGGGTCGGCGGGAGGCGGCCCCGCCACCGGCAACGACGCCAGCGACGAGCGACGACCCGGAGGCACCGACAGAACGGGCGAGACCGGCGATGGCGCAGCGGGGCCAGACAGACCGAGCCACGGGGAGCCCGCCGACCGGCATCGCGGACAACCGGCGCCGGGACCGGCCGGCTGGCATCCCGCGGGCCGGAACCCCGGCGATGCGGCCGGGCCGGCCGGCTGGCACCCCGCGAACAGAGCCGAGCCGGCCCGACCCGACGCGGGCATCCCAGCGGCGTCAGACGCCAGCGACGGAGGCTCGAGCGGGTCGAAGATTCCGGCTGCAGGACCACCAGCTGGTCGTGACCCGGCGCCGCAAGTGCTGCCCGACCTATCTACAGGTGGCGAGGGCTCCCGATGA
- a CDS encoding SCO6880 family protein produces MTGQTPDSGAGPAPVSFSRLSRRGVLLGLSLPRLLAVAVSVATMVTALYLGGGTLLALATPVWVGGLVLAWVPAGGRTLVEWIPVTGRWVWRASAGQLVYRRRVVRPRPAGTLALPGDAASLREYVDPTTGTAMIHDPHARTLTAVCQIEHPSFVLLDAAEQQRRVNAWGRVLATCCRSGRLATLQVCERTLPDSGSGLSDWWQRHGSDDDSWAATTYRDLIARAGPAGERHATTISIALDLATAARQIRAAGGGLRGAAAVLRQEMTTLTAALRAADLTPTGWLDPGQVAVILRSAYDPAVAAALDRHGHLGHDLATAGPVAVTETWDRLHSDTGHHAVLWISEWPRTAVYPGFLAPLLLTSNTRRTLSLLYTPVRVDQAARDLRRRRTEHLSDAAHRARLGQIDDPAHTAEYHDILQQEAELTAGHGILRYTGLIAITATTPDQLDTAIADIEQAAIQASCETRLLSGQQAQAFTAAALPLCRSS; encoded by the coding sequence ATGACCGGGCAAACTCCCGACAGCGGCGCAGGCCCAGCGCCGGTGTCGTTCTCCCGGCTGTCGCGTCGCGGTGTCCTGCTCGGCCTTTCCCTGCCGCGACTGCTCGCCGTCGCCGTCAGCGTGGCAACGATGGTGACCGCGCTCTACCTCGGCGGAGGCACCCTGCTCGCGCTCGCCACGCCGGTCTGGGTGGGCGGTTTGGTGCTGGCATGGGTGCCAGCCGGCGGGCGGACGCTGGTCGAATGGATCCCGGTCACCGGACGGTGGGTCTGGCGCGCGAGTGCCGGCCAGCTGGTGTACCGGCGCCGGGTTGTGCGGCCTCGTCCGGCCGGGACCCTCGCGCTGCCCGGCGACGCGGCCAGCCTGCGCGAGTACGTCGACCCCACCACCGGCACCGCGATGATCCACGACCCGCACGCCCGCACCCTGACCGCCGTCTGCCAGATCGAACACCCCTCGTTCGTGCTGCTCGACGCCGCCGAACAGCAACGCCGCGTCAACGCCTGGGGAAGGGTGCTGGCGACCTGCTGCCGGTCCGGGCGGCTCGCCACCCTCCAGGTCTGCGAACGGACCCTGCCCGACAGCGGCAGCGGCCTGTCCGACTGGTGGCAACGGCACGGCAGCGACGACGACTCCTGGGCCGCCACCACCTACCGCGACCTGATCGCGCGCGCCGGCCCCGCCGGCGAACGCCACGCCACCACCATCTCCATCGCCCTGGACCTCGCGACCGCGGCCCGCCAGATCCGCGCCGCAGGCGGCGGCCTGCGCGGCGCCGCCGCCGTGCTGCGGCAGGAGATGACCACCCTCACCGCCGCCCTGCGCGCGGCCGACCTCACCCCCACCGGATGGCTCGACCCCGGCCAGGTCGCCGTCATCCTCCGCTCCGCCTACGACCCCGCCGTCGCGGCAGCACTCGACCGGCACGGCCACCTCGGCCACGACCTGGCCACCGCCGGTCCGGTCGCCGTCACCGAAACCTGGGACCGCCTGCACAGCGACACCGGCCACCACGCCGTCCTCTGGATCAGCGAATGGCCCCGCACCGCGGTCTACCCCGGCTTTCTCGCTCCGTTGCTGCTCACCAGCAACACGCGACGGACGCTGTCGCTGCTCTACACACCCGTGCGCGTCGACCAAGCCGCCCGCGACCTACGACGCCGCCGCACCGAACACCTCTCCGACGCCGCCCACCGGGCCCGGCTCGGTCAGATCGACGACCCCGCCCACACCGCCGAGTACCACGACATCCTCCAACAAGAAGCCGAGCTCACCGCCGGGCACGGCATCCTCCGCTACACCGGCCTCATCGCCATCACCGCCACCACCCCCGACCAGCTCGACACCGCCATCGCCGACATCGAACAAGCCGCCATCCAAGCCAGCTGCGAAACCCGCCTCCTGTCCGGACAACAAGCACAAGCCTTCACAGCGGCGGCACTTCCCCTTTGCCGATCGAGCTAA
- a CDS encoding M23 family metallopeptidase, protein MRKIVIAMLVAVLAFGPAVALLGSAALNPAATTACLPGGEELTVGAIPDTLSATTSDGHPVTLDRTQLTHAATIITIGARVDGVGRDGVVIALIAALTESRLRMLANTGAYPESGDYPNDGDGSDNDSLGLFQMRPTAGWGSVADLMNAEYQSAAFYGGPTGPNHPSPPGLLDIPGWQDMDPGEAAQAVEVSAYPDRYRAFQPVAETILTTLTIGSGEQPVPEAGRVVFPLPAETWIKTSDFGLRIHPITGEVSFHSGTDYAATEATPILAAADGRVASTDTTPIYGGLIVIEHTIDDQPVATAYAHIWPEDIHVSPGQLVTAGQHIGDVGSAGQSTGPHLHLEVRPGGPDQPPVDPVPWLAGHHPDSLDTPDQTPGRPCTPRADPTPAPTLVDPVGRARAARRAVAGRA, encoded by the coding sequence GTGCGCAAGATCGTTATCGCCATGCTGGTCGCGGTGCTCGCGTTCGGGCCGGCCGTGGCGCTGCTGGGCAGCGCCGCGCTGAATCCGGCGGCGACCACGGCGTGCCTGCCCGGCGGCGAGGAGCTGACGGTCGGGGCGATCCCGGACACGCTGAGCGCCACCACCAGCGACGGGCACCCGGTCACGCTGGACCGGACCCAACTGACACACGCGGCAACGATCATCACTATCGGCGCCCGCGTCGACGGCGTCGGCCGTGACGGTGTGGTGATCGCGCTGATAGCGGCGCTGACCGAGTCGAGGCTGCGGATGCTCGCCAACACCGGCGCCTACCCGGAATCGGGTGACTACCCCAACGACGGCGACGGCTCGGACAACGACTCGCTGGGCCTGTTTCAGATGCGGCCCACAGCCGGGTGGGGCAGCGTCGCCGACCTCATGAACGCCGAGTATCAGTCGGCCGCGTTCTACGGCGGACCCACCGGCCCCAACCACCCGTCGCCGCCCGGGCTGCTGGACATCCCCGGCTGGCAGGACATGGACCCTGGCGAGGCCGCCCAGGCCGTCGAGGTGTCCGCCTACCCCGACCGGTACCGCGCCTTCCAGCCGGTCGCCGAGACCATCCTCACTACCCTCACCATCGGCAGCGGCGAGCAGCCGGTGCCGGAGGCTGGGCGGGTGGTGTTCCCGCTGCCGGCTGAGACCTGGATCAAGACCAGCGACTTCGGGCTACGCATCCATCCCATCACCGGCGAGGTGTCCTTCCACAGCGGCACCGACTACGCCGCCACCGAGGCCACCCCAATCCTGGCCGCCGCCGACGGCCGGGTCGCGTCCACCGACACCACCCCCATCTACGGCGGGCTCATCGTCATCGAGCACACCATCGACGACCAGCCCGTGGCGACCGCGTACGCCCACATCTGGCCCGAGGACATCCATGTCTCCCCCGGCCAGCTCGTGACCGCCGGACAGCACATCGGCGACGTCGGGTCCGCCGGTCAGTCCACCGGACCGCACCTGCACCTCGAGGTGCGGCCCGGCGGCCCCGACCAACCACCTGTAGACCCGGTCCCTTGGCTCGCTGGCCATCACCCCGACAGCCTCGACACGCCTGACCAGACGCCCGGCAGACCCTGCACCCCCCGGGCCGACCCGACGCCAGCTCCCACCCTGGTCGACCCGGTAGGCCGAGCACGTGCCGCCCGGCGCGCGGTCGCCGGCCGAGCCTGA
- a CDS encoding TraC family protein — MDGPSGEGRVHTAVLVDPHGQPRRVRAARRRAAAQRTAQAARERRDAERARAEALRAEAAVRVLPRSGEPGAAALRTPGRLRLPRHQDTSATLAGAYPFLAEGGLGAAGVFVGQDLHSGGSFVYDPWVLYARGVLTAPNVVVAGIVGSGKSSLAKSLYARSIAFGRRVYVPGDPKGEHTSVAQLVGGRAIVLGHGLSARLNPLDEGYRPSGIADVDWVAQVTARRRDLVGALAETVLARALTPVEHTAIDAALTAAVAGSQVPVLPMVVDRILTPDPEADARLADDGRHVGHALRRLVAGDLAGLFDGPSTVAFDPSLPMVSLDLSRVAENAALVSVLMTCASAWMESALLDPAGGQRWVIYDEAWRLMAHPALLRRMDAHWRLARHYGIANMLIFHKLSDLDTVGDAGSAARALASSLLANAETRVIYRQETDQLGATAHTLGLTRTEQHLLPTLGTGQGLWRIADRSFVVQHQLHPAELQAFDTRARMGVVTREFRNSEGDSTVNSRH; from the coding sequence GTGGACGGTCCCAGCGGTGAGGGCCGGGTGCATACGGCGGTGCTGGTGGACCCGCACGGGCAGCCGCGGCGGGTCCGGGCGGCGCGGCGCCGGGCCGCGGCCCAGCGGACCGCGCAAGCCGCGCGGGAGCGCCGCGACGCCGAGCGTGCCCGGGCTGAGGCACTGCGGGCAGAGGCGGCGGTGCGGGTGCTGCCCCGCTCGGGTGAGCCGGGGGCGGCGGCGTTGCGGACGCCAGGCCGGTTGCGGTTGCCGCGTCACCAGGACACGTCGGCGACGCTGGCCGGCGCGTACCCGTTCCTGGCCGAAGGCGGTCTCGGCGCGGCCGGAGTGTTCGTCGGGCAGGACCTCCACAGCGGCGGCTCGTTCGTGTATGACCCGTGGGTCCTCTACGCGCGTGGGGTGCTGACGGCGCCGAACGTGGTTGTGGCGGGGATCGTCGGGTCGGGGAAGTCGTCGCTGGCGAAGTCGCTGTATGCGCGGTCGATCGCGTTCGGGCGTCGGGTCTACGTGCCCGGCGACCCGAAGGGTGAGCACACTTCGGTGGCGCAGCTGGTCGGTGGCCGCGCGATCGTGCTGGGGCATGGCCTGTCCGCGCGGCTGAACCCGCTCGATGAGGGCTACCGCCCATCCGGGATCGCCGACGTCGACTGGGTCGCGCAGGTGACGGCTAGGCGCCGGGATCTGGTCGGCGCGCTGGCCGAGACCGTGCTCGCGCGGGCGCTGACGCCGGTCGAGCACACCGCCATCGACGCCGCCCTCACCGCCGCGGTCGCCGGGTCGCAGGTGCCGGTGCTCCCGATGGTGGTCGACCGGATCCTGACCCCCGACCCGGAGGCCGATGCCCGCCTCGCCGACGACGGCCGCCACGTCGGGCACGCGTTGCGCCGCCTGGTCGCCGGCGACCTGGCCGGCTTGTTCGACGGCCCGTCCACGGTGGCGTTCGATCCGTCGCTGCCGATGGTGAGCCTGGACCTGTCCCGGGTGGCCGAGAACGCTGCGCTGGTGTCGGTGCTGATGACGTGCGCGTCGGCGTGGATGGAGTCCGCGCTGCTGGACCCAGCCGGCGGGCAACGCTGGGTGATCTACGACGAGGCGTGGCGGCTGATGGCGCACCCGGCGCTGCTGCGGCGGATGGACGCGCACTGGCGGCTCGCCCGCCACTACGGCATCGCCAACATGCTGATCTTCCACAAGCTCAGTGATCTGGACACCGTGGGCGACGCCGGCAGCGCGGCCCGGGCGCTCGCGTCGTCGCTGCTCGCCAACGCTGAGACCCGCGTCATCTACCGGCAGGAAACCGACCAGCTCGGCGCCACCGCCCACACGCTCGGGCTGACCCGCACAGAACAACACCTACTCCCCACCCTGGGCACCGGGCAAGGACTGTGGCGCATCGCCGACAGGTCCTTCGTCGTGCAGCACCAACTGCACCCCGCCGAGCTGCAGGCGTTCGACACACGGGCACGGATGGGCGTCGTTACCCGTGAGTTCAGGAATTCTGAAGGCGATTCGACGGTGAACTCACGGCACTGA
- a CDS encoding DUF6112 family protein, with the protein MTHRFVDVVPDFGGVAATEDLEQIIGALLTITIITAVLTLIASAAIWAIAVAHGNHQAAARARTGTLVALAAATLAGAAVAWTNWLIDLGSSL; encoded by the coding sequence ATGACGCACCGCTTCGTCGACGTGGTCCCCGACTTCGGCGGCGTAGCGGCCACTGAAGACCTCGAACAGATCATCGGCGCACTGCTGACGATCACCATCATCACCGCGGTACTCACGCTCATCGCTAGCGCCGCCATTTGGGCCATCGCCGTCGCCCACGGCAATCACCAGGCCGCGGCCCGCGCCCGCACCGGCACCCTGGTCGCCCTTGCTGCTGCCACGCTCGCCGGCGCTGCCGTCGCCTGGACGAACTGGCTCATCGACCTCGGATCGTCGCTGTGA